A portion of the Pseudarthrobacter sp. L1SW genome contains these proteins:
- a CDS encoding protein glxC has product MVTLTAPETLAPAAASAEQATAVDLAASTVRELNEAIHNAADGKSWVVANPGGKHSLAVGIDADITVTIDGHAGYYAAGMHQKGSVAINGNAGVGLAENIMSGKVHVKGDASQSAAATGHGGLVVIDGNAGARCGISMKGVDIVVGGNIGHMSAFMAQAGRLVVCGDAGDALGDSIYEARIYVKGSVASLGADCIEKPVREEHLAELAELLAAAGRTDNPAEFKRYGSARNLYHFHVDNSTAY; this is encoded by the coding sequence ATGGTCACTCTGACAGCCCCCGAAACCCTTGCCCCTGCAGCTGCCAGCGCGGAACAGGCAACGGCCGTTGACCTGGCCGCCAGCACCGTCCGGGAACTCAACGAGGCTATCCACAACGCGGCAGACGGGAAGTCCTGGGTAGTGGCCAACCCGGGCGGGAAGCACAGCCTGGCCGTCGGCATCGATGCGGATATCACGGTGACCATCGACGGCCACGCCGGGTACTACGCAGCCGGGATGCACCAAAAGGGGAGCGTGGCCATCAACGGCAATGCCGGCGTCGGACTGGCGGAAAACATCATGTCCGGGAAGGTCCACGTCAAGGGTGACGCGTCCCAGTCCGCAGCGGCCACCGGCCATGGCGGCCTGGTTGTAATCGACGGGAACGCCGGTGCCCGCTGCGGGATTTCGATGAAGGGCGTGGACATTGTGGTGGGCGGCAACATAGGCCACATGTCCGCGTTCATGGCCCAGGCCGGCCGGCTGGTGGTCTGTGGTGACGCCGGCGACGCGCTGGGCGACTCCATCTACGAGGCCCGGATCTACGTCAAGGGCTCGGTGGCCTCGCTCGGCGCCGACTGCATCGAAAAGCCGGTGCGCGAAGAGCACCTGGCCGAACTCGCGGAACTGCTGGCCGCTGCCGGCCGCACGGACAACCCGGCCGAATTCAAGCGCTACGGCTCAGCCCGGAACCTCTACCACTTCCACGTCGACAACTCGACTGCCTACTAG
- a CDS encoding allantoate amidohydrolase, which yields MPQTVPTAEALPSGRTSAPTVTSLLQDISTIGRDASRGGYSRPVFSTAETDLRSWFIDQAERRGLDVHTDHNGIIWAWWDTAAGIRQDAVVTGSHLDSVPGGGEYDGPLGVASALVAVDLLKARGLRPRRPLAIAVFPEEEGSRFGVACLGSRLLTGGLDSDKARRLKDPDGNTYADVAAANGQDPRLVGADYKALQQLGVFVELHVEQGRGLADLNRPVAIGSSILGHGRWKLSISGQGNHAGTTLMKDRKDPMIAAAKVMVAIRDTARKYRDARATVGRLQPVPGGTNVIASRVDLWIDVRHPDDSVTAALVEAIGLTAQVLAAEEGCAASLTTESLSPTVHFDAGLRDRLRALLPDAPVLDTGAGHDAGVLASQIPTAMLFVRNPTGISHSPEELVEDRDAEAGALALADSLAGLAGAARIIA from the coding sequence ATTCCACAAACAGTCCCCACGGCGGAGGCCTTGCCTTCCGGCCGGACGAGCGCCCCCACTGTCACCAGCCTGCTGCAGGACATCTCCACCATCGGCAGGGATGCATCCCGGGGCGGATATTCGCGGCCGGTGTTCTCCACGGCGGAAACGGACCTGCGCAGCTGGTTCATTGACCAGGCAGAACGGCGCGGCCTGGATGTCCACACCGACCACAACGGCATCATCTGGGCCTGGTGGGACACCGCCGCCGGCATTCGCCAGGACGCGGTCGTCACCGGCAGCCACCTGGATTCCGTCCCCGGCGGAGGCGAGTACGACGGTCCGCTGGGGGTCGCCTCGGCGCTGGTCGCCGTCGACCTCCTCAAAGCCCGCGGCCTCCGTCCCCGGAGGCCGCTGGCCATCGCCGTCTTTCCCGAAGAGGAAGGCTCCCGCTTCGGTGTGGCCTGCCTGGGGTCACGGCTCCTGACAGGCGGGCTGGATTCGGACAAGGCCCGCCGGCTGAAGGATCCGGACGGCAACACCTATGCGGACGTTGCAGCGGCGAACGGCCAGGATCCGCGGCTGGTCGGCGCCGACTACAAGGCCCTGCAACAGCTCGGCGTGTTCGTGGAACTGCATGTGGAGCAGGGGAGGGGCCTGGCTGACCTGAACCGGCCCGTGGCGATCGGCTCGTCCATCCTGGGCCACGGACGGTGGAAGCTCAGCATTTCCGGGCAAGGCAACCACGCCGGCACCACCCTCATGAAGGACCGCAAGGATCCCATGATCGCAGCGGCCAAGGTGATGGTGGCCATCCGGGACACTGCCCGCAAGTACCGCGATGCGCGGGCCACCGTGGGCCGGCTCCAGCCTGTCCCCGGGGGCACCAACGTCATTGCCTCCCGCGTGGACCTGTGGATCGACGTGCGGCATCCGGACGACTCCGTCACGGCAGCGCTGGTGGAGGCCATCGGGCTCACCGCCCAGGTCCTGGCCGCCGAGGAAGGCTGCGCTGCCAGCCTCACCACTGAGTCGCTCAGCCCCACCGTGCACTTCGACGCCGGACTGCGGGACCGGTTGCGCGCGTTGTTGCCGGACGCGCCGGTCCTGGACACCGGGGCAGGGCACGACGCCGGCGTGCTGGCTTCGCAGATCCCCACCGCCATGTTGTTCGTCAGGAATCCGACGGGCATCTCGCATTCCCCCGAGGAGCTGGTGGAGGACCGGGACGCGGAGGCGGGCGCGCTCGCCCTGGCCGACTCCCTGGCCGGGCTGGCAGGGGCGGCGCGGATCATCGCGTAA
- a CDS encoding HAD family hydrolase codes for MEIRAVLFDLDNTLFDHQASATAGVAGFLKHLGAEFSEELRFSWFEIEQACYDQFLRKEISFDEQRRERLRRFLPFARVTVPESEGMLDELFLAYLSSYENGWTAFPDAVPVLRGLRKDRMPVSVLTNGNDDQQRAKVKKIGLEPLVDRIFTSELIGHAKPASEAFLESCKELKVSPAQVLYVGDNYTVDVEGARNAGLQAVHLARGSNPSEGSIQSLAELRSILSKNPSRRC; via the coding sequence GTGGAAATTCGCGCGGTTCTTTTTGATCTTGACAACACACTGTTCGACCATCAGGCGTCCGCCACCGCCGGGGTGGCAGGATTCCTCAAGCATCTAGGAGCTGAGTTTTCCGAGGAATTGCGCTTTTCTTGGTTCGAAATCGAACAGGCCTGCTACGACCAGTTCCTCCGAAAGGAGATTTCTTTCGATGAGCAGCGGCGTGAGCGGCTGCGCCGCTTCCTCCCCTTTGCCCGGGTTACGGTCCCCGAATCGGAAGGAATGCTTGACGAGCTCTTCCTGGCCTACCTCAGTAGTTATGAGAATGGATGGACGGCGTTTCCAGACGCCGTTCCCGTTCTGCGCGGACTACGCAAGGATCGTATGCCAGTCAGCGTCCTCACTAACGGAAATGACGACCAGCAGAGGGCGAAAGTAAAGAAAATAGGTCTCGAACCACTCGTGGACAGGATTTTCACTTCGGAACTGATCGGCCACGCCAAACCCGCATCAGAGGCCTTCCTAGAATCGTGCAAGGAACTGAAGGTATCGCCAGCCCAGGTTCTATACGTCGGTGACAATTACACCGTCGACGTTGAAGGCGCCCGGAATGCCGGGTTACAAGCCGTACACCTCGCCCGGGGGAGCAACCCATCAGAGGGTTCAATTCAAAGCTTGGCGGAACTGCGTTCCATTCTTTCGAAGAATCCCAGCAGACGTTGTTAA
- a CDS encoding ABC transporter substrate-binding protein — MDLIRRTSPRLTVAAAAAIAVGLALSGCGGGAAPQGADQAAAADPSSAANAAGNLNVCGGKDASGIYKGTAEAFTKANGKVTAKYTEIGATTDEARTQAVQRLEGKSTECDILLTDVIWTSEFASQGWLLDQTKLVEANKDRLIPSTVETTKYEDKYWASPFFTNAGLIYYQKDKVAKPETWQQLYSEAAGAPGNSFVYQGKQYEGLTVNFLEMLYSAGGEVLDSQGEVKIDSPETREVLDFMVKGLKDGAADRAVLTYNEDPARLAYESGNFGYQRNWPHVYRLLNATPLAGTFGVAPLPAWEGGKASGVLGGWNLAISAHSTNQAAAVAFIDFATTPDWQKHVAMDFSQAPVNEAAYSDADVLAKMPFATELLASVKGAKPRPISPVYPQISQAIYKNVYAVLSGTATTEDAVKTMAEELKAAKASF; from the coding sequence GTGGACTTGATTCGACGTACTTCCCCGCGCCTCACCGTTGCCGCCGCTGCGGCAATAGCCGTAGGCCTCGCGCTCAGCGGGTGCGGCGGTGGCGCGGCCCCCCAAGGCGCGGACCAAGCGGCAGCTGCCGATCCGTCGTCGGCAGCCAACGCAGCCGGCAACCTCAACGTATGCGGCGGCAAAGACGCCTCCGGCATCTACAAAGGCACGGCCGAGGCCTTCACCAAGGCGAACGGCAAGGTCACGGCCAAATACACCGAAATCGGGGCCACCACCGACGAAGCCCGCACGCAGGCCGTGCAGCGGCTCGAGGGCAAGTCCACCGAATGCGATATCCTCCTCACTGACGTCATCTGGACCTCGGAGTTCGCCTCGCAGGGCTGGCTCCTGGACCAGACCAAACTCGTCGAAGCCAACAAGGACAGGCTCATTCCGTCCACCGTTGAGACCACCAAGTACGAGGACAAGTACTGGGCCTCCCCGTTCTTCACGAACGCGGGGCTCATTTACTACCAGAAGGACAAAGTAGCCAAGCCGGAAACGTGGCAGCAGCTCTACAGTGAGGCAGCCGGGGCGCCGGGCAACAGCTTCGTCTACCAAGGCAAGCAGTACGAAGGCCTCACCGTGAACTTCCTTGAAATGCTCTACAGCGCCGGCGGAGAAGTGCTGGACAGTCAGGGCGAGGTCAAGATCGACTCCCCCGAAACCCGTGAGGTACTCGACTTCATGGTGAAGGGCCTCAAGGACGGCGCGGCGGACCGTGCGGTGCTGACCTACAACGAGGACCCCGCGCGCCTGGCCTACGAATCGGGCAACTTTGGTTACCAGCGCAACTGGCCGCACGTCTACCGCCTCCTCAATGCCACCCCGCTGGCCGGGACCTTTGGCGTCGCCCCGCTGCCGGCATGGGAAGGCGGCAAGGCCTCCGGCGTCCTGGGCGGCTGGAACCTGGCAATCTCGGCCCATTCGACCAACCAGGCCGCAGCCGTTGCCTTCATCGACTTCGCCACCACCCCGGACTGGCAGAAGCACGTAGCCATGGACTTCTCGCAGGCTCCCGTCAACGAGGCAGCCTACTCGGACGCGGATGTCCTGGCGAAGATGCCGTTTGCCACCGAACTGCTTGCCTCCGTCAAGGGTGCCAAGCCACGGCCCATCTCCCCCGTCTACCCGCAGATCTCGCAGGCGATCTACAAGAACGTGTACGCCGTGCTCTCCGGCACCGCCACAACCGAGGACGCCGTGAAGACGATGGCCGAAGAGCTGAAGGCCGCAAAGGCGAGCTTCTGA
- a CDS encoding FMN-binding glutamate synthase family protein, translating to MTITSLPAPADIAALGLRESATFDRATIADIQRAAATGVYDIRGWGAKRKVPHFDDLLFLGASMSRYPLEGYREKCDTDVVLGDRHATRPLHLQTPVTIAGMSFGALSANAKEALGRGASEVGTSTTTGDGGMTPEERGQSKHLVYQYLPSRYGMNPDDLRKADAIEIVLGQGAKPGGGGMLLGQKITERVAGMRTLPVGIDQRSASRHPDWTGPDDLEIKIGELREITDWKTPIYVKVGASRPYYDTALAVKSGADVVVVDGMQGGTAATQQVFIENVGIPTLAAIPQAVQALQELGVHRKVQLIVSGGIRTGADVAKAMALGADAVAIGTAALIALGDNDPRYAAEYAELGSAAGFYDDFQDGRDPAGITTQDPELSSRLEPVAAGKRLANYLRVLTMEAQTIARACGKSHLHNLEPEDLVALTIEASAMARVPLAGTSWIPGVQGSF from the coding sequence ATGACCATCACCTCCCTTCCCGCTCCTGCCGATATCGCTGCGCTCGGCCTCCGCGAGTCCGCCACGTTCGACCGCGCCACCATTGCGGACATCCAGCGCGCCGCCGCCACCGGCGTCTACGACATCCGCGGCTGGGGCGCCAAGCGCAAGGTCCCGCACTTTGACGACCTGCTCTTCCTCGGCGCCTCCATGTCCCGCTACCCGCTGGAGGGCTACCGCGAAAAGTGCGATACCGACGTCGTCCTCGGGGACCGGCACGCCACCCGCCCGCTGCACCTTCAGACCCCCGTGACCATCGCCGGCATGAGCTTCGGCGCCCTGTCCGCCAACGCCAAGGAGGCGCTGGGCCGCGGCGCGTCCGAGGTGGGCACCTCCACCACAACGGGCGACGGCGGCATGACGCCGGAGGAGCGCGGCCAGTCCAAGCACCTCGTGTACCAGTACCTGCCCTCCCGCTACGGCATGAACCCGGACGACCTGCGCAAGGCCGACGCCATCGAGATCGTGCTGGGCCAGGGCGCCAAGCCCGGCGGCGGCGGCATGCTCCTGGGCCAGAAGATCACCGAGCGCGTGGCCGGAATGCGCACCCTGCCCGTGGGCATCGACCAGCGCTCCGCCAGCCGCCACCCGGACTGGACCGGCCCGGACGACCTGGAAATCAAGATTGGCGAGCTGCGCGAAATCACCGACTGGAAGACCCCCATCTACGTCAAGGTTGGCGCGTCCCGGCCGTACTACGACACCGCGCTCGCCGTGAAGTCGGGTGCGGACGTGGTGGTGGTGGACGGCATGCAGGGCGGCACCGCGGCGACGCAGCAGGTGTTCATCGAGAATGTGGGCATCCCCACGCTCGCCGCCATCCCGCAGGCGGTGCAGGCGCTGCAGGAACTCGGGGTGCACCGCAAGGTCCAGCTGATCGTTTCCGGCGGAATCCGCACCGGGGCGGACGTGGCCAAGGCCATGGCCCTGGGTGCCGACGCGGTGGCTATTGGCACGGCAGCCCTCATCGCGCTCGGCGACAACGATCCCCGCTACGCCGCCGAATACGCGGAACTGGGTTCCGCGGCCGGCTTCTACGACGACTTCCAGGACGGCCGCGACCCCGCCGGCATCACCACCCAGGACCCGGAGCTGTCCTCCCGCCTGGAGCCGGTGGCTGCGGGCAAGCGCCTGGCCAACTACCTGCGCGTCCTCACCATGGAGGCCCAGACCATTGCCCGGGCCTGCGGCAAGTCCCACCTGCACAACCTTGAGCCCGAGGACCTGGTGGCGCTGACCATCGAGGCCTCCGCCATGGCCCGCGTGCCGCTGGCGGGCACCAGTTGGATTCCCGGAGTGCAGGGGAGCTTCTGA
- a CDS encoding LacI family DNA-binding transcriptional regulator: MARATVQDVAKTAGVSVGTVSRVLNGSPAVSESSKEKVTEAIRQLNYRPLASARDLRRDRTMRILALAKNLNSPIISEVFRGISDAAALSGYVSLIAPTAGDPEREQQLVDMLRNGSVDGLVMFSPTMPDEDIGDMAEQQSVVQVCEIANAEAAFGVAIDDRQAAFDITRHLIKTGGRRLAMIGNRAARSGRLREEGFRLAAAEAGLPADQILFVEGDFDFRTGRVQAKDLLKAEPLPDAVFCGSDTVAAGCVRAITDAGLRVPEDIAVAGFDDSVQAEMCIPELTTIRQPAYEMGRLAFEALLARMTTPGPHRRGRTFLPHELVVRDSTNS; the protein is encoded by the coding sequence ATGGCGCGAGCGACAGTGCAGGACGTCGCGAAGACGGCAGGGGTGTCCGTGGGCACCGTCTCCCGGGTCCTGAACGGAAGTCCGGCCGTCAGCGAGTCCAGCAAGGAAAAGGTCACCGAGGCCATCCGCCAGCTCAACTACCGCCCGCTCGCCTCCGCCCGCGACCTGCGGCGGGACCGGACCATGCGCATTCTGGCGCTGGCCAAAAACCTCAATTCCCCCATCATCAGCGAAGTGTTCCGGGGGATCAGCGATGCCGCGGCACTCTCCGGCTATGTCAGCCTTATTGCCCCGACCGCCGGGGACCCCGAACGGGAGCAGCAGCTGGTGGACATGCTGCGCAATGGCTCCGTGGACGGCCTGGTGATGTTTTCACCAACGATGCCCGATGAGGACATCGGGGACATGGCCGAGCAGCAAAGCGTCGTCCAGGTCTGCGAGATCGCCAATGCCGAGGCCGCCTTCGGCGTTGCCATCGATGACCGCCAGGCCGCCTTCGACATCACCCGGCACCTCATCAAGACGGGCGGCCGCCGGCTGGCGATGATCGGCAACAGGGCAGCACGCTCCGGCCGGCTGCGCGAGGAGGGCTTCCGGCTGGCGGCCGCCGAGGCAGGCCTGCCCGCGGACCAGATACTCTTCGTGGAGGGAGACTTCGACTTCCGCACCGGGCGCGTCCAAGCCAAGGACCTCCTGAAGGCGGAGCCGCTTCCCGACGCCGTCTTCTGCGGCAGCGATACGGTAGCCGCAGGATGCGTCCGCGCAATTACCGACGCCGGGCTGCGGGTTCCGGAGGACATCGCAGTGGCAGGTTTTGACGATTCCGTGCAGGCGGAAATGTGCATCCCGGAACTGACCACCATCAGGCAGCCGGCCTACGAGATGGGCCGCCTGGCCTTTGAGGCCCTCCTCGCCAGGATGACCACACCGGGCCCGCACCGCAGGGGCAGGACATTCCTCCCTCATGAGCTCGTGGTCAGGGACTCCACCAACAGCTGA
- a CDS encoding glutamine amidotransferase: MCGIAALQLRNPSLRPRMGSLLSSMLCQIVDRGPDSAGLAVYNTPGLVQEGTSTLSLLGKDQGMTTAAITAGVASLLPSEAQAAVKVVGDTTLVSAAVGTDLLVKAVSETVPGSTIIGRGEHVAVMKSVGHPMEVAAEHGLEAMAGSQGLSHTRMATESAVTAGGSHPFSVADDLCLVHNGSFSNHATVRRELKREGVVFDSENDTEVGARYVASRLKQGDTLEEALVNLGKVLDGFYTLVVTTADSMAVVRDPIACKPAIIAETDDYVAMASEYRALASLPGINNARIFEPEPGKVYTWSL; the protein is encoded by the coding sequence ATGTGCGGAATCGCCGCGCTGCAGCTGCGCAACCCCTCGCTGCGTCCCCGGATGGGCAGCCTGCTGTCCTCGATGCTCTGCCAGATCGTGGACCGCGGACCAGACTCGGCCGGCCTCGCCGTCTACAACACCCCCGGCCTCGTCCAGGAGGGCACCTCCACCCTGAGCCTCCTGGGCAAGGACCAGGGGATGACGACGGCGGCAATTACCGCCGGCGTCGCGTCTCTCCTCCCGTCTGAAGCACAGGCAGCCGTCAAAGTGGTGGGCGATACCACCCTGGTGAGCGCCGCCGTCGGGACCGACCTCCTGGTGAAGGCCGTCAGCGAAACCGTGCCCGGCTCCACCATTATCGGCCGCGGCGAGCACGTTGCCGTGATGAAGAGCGTGGGCCACCCGATGGAGGTCGCCGCCGAGCACGGGCTGGAGGCGATGGCCGGAAGCCAGGGCCTGTCCCACACCCGGATGGCCACCGAATCCGCGGTTACCGCGGGCGGCTCGCACCCGTTCTCCGTTGCGGACGATCTGTGCCTGGTGCACAACGGCTCGTTCTCCAACCACGCCACCGTCCGGCGGGAGCTCAAGCGCGAGGGCGTGGTATTCGACTCGGAAAACGACACCGAGGTGGGCGCCCGCTACGTCGCCTCCCGGCTGAAGCAGGGCGACACCCTTGAGGAAGCCCTGGTGAACCTGGGCAAGGTCCTGGACGGTTTCTACACCCTGGTGGTCACCACCGCGGACAGCATGGCCGTGGTCCGCGACCCCATCGCCTGCAAGCCCGCCATCATCGCGGAAACGGACGACTACGTGGCCATGGCCTCCGAATACCGGGCACTGGCATCCCTGCCCGGCATCAACAACGCGCGCATCTTTGAACCGGAACCCGGAAAGGTCTACACATGGTCACTCTGA
- a CDS encoding FAD-dependent oxidoreductase — MPAALSDASDYVVVGAGLAGAATAWQLASRGHQITLLERDVPAAHDGSSHGSARIFRYAYPDAFYTRAVLESKELWNGLTAASGSELITPSGAADYGPERNPRLLASVLAAEGIEHELLSAADARKRWPQIAFDTEVLWHPGAGVVDAEAAVNAMVGLAVGHGARLLTGWELHSVERNGSGYRLHSSTGETVDAGNVVVSAGGWLPGLLGRLALPAGFLAGLPEITVRQEQAFHFTYRDYDGGAASGAAAWPTFIHKAADIQAYGLPGGRDAGFAGQKVAEYNGGKLIPSAAHQTGEVDPANRARVVDYVRRYLPGLDPEPYAETTCLFTNTPDEDFVIDRADNLTVLSPCSGHGAKFAPLIGQWAADLATGAGPVPGRFRAATSTPATIQDGNQ, encoded by the coding sequence ATGCCTGCGGCTTTATCCGACGCCTCAGATTATGTGGTGGTGGGCGCCGGACTGGCGGGGGCCGCAACGGCCTGGCAGCTGGCCTCCCGCGGCCACCAGATCACCCTGTTGGAGCGTGACGTTCCGGCCGCCCACGACGGCAGTTCCCACGGCTCCGCCCGGATCTTCCGCTACGCCTACCCGGATGCTTTTTATACCCGGGCCGTGCTGGAGTCGAAGGAGCTGTGGAACGGGCTGACCGCCGCATCCGGAAGCGAGCTGATCACGCCGTCCGGCGCCGCGGATTACGGCCCGGAGCGCAATCCGCGGCTCCTGGCCTCGGTGCTTGCTGCTGAGGGCATTGAGCACGAGCTGCTCTCCGCGGCCGACGCCCGCAAGCGCTGGCCGCAGATCGCCTTCGATACGGAGGTCCTCTGGCATCCCGGCGCCGGGGTGGTTGATGCGGAAGCCGCCGTCAACGCCATGGTGGGCCTCGCCGTCGGGCATGGCGCCAGGCTGCTGACCGGCTGGGAGCTGCACAGCGTGGAGCGGAACGGCAGCGGTTACCGGCTGCATTCCAGCACGGGGGAAACGGTGGACGCGGGCAATGTGGTGGTCAGCGCCGGCGGCTGGCTGCCGGGGTTGCTGGGGCGGTTGGCCCTGCCGGCGGGTTTCCTGGCCGGTCTTCCCGAGATCACGGTCCGCCAGGAGCAGGCGTTCCACTTCACATACAGGGATTACGACGGCGGTGCAGCCTCGGGTGCCGCTGCCTGGCCCACGTTCATCCACAAGGCCGCCGATATCCAGGCCTACGGCCTGCCGGGTGGACGCGACGCCGGCTTTGCCGGCCAGAAAGTCGCCGAATACAACGGCGGCAAGCTCATCCCTTCCGCGGCACACCAGACCGGTGAGGTGGACCCGGCCAACCGGGCGCGGGTGGTGGACTACGTCCGCCGCTACCTGCCCGGGCTGGACCCCGAACCGTATGCCGAGACCACCTGCCTGTTCACCAACACGCCGGACGAGGACTTCGTGATCGACCGGGCGGACAACCTTACGGTGCTCTCGCCGTGCTCGGGGCATGGTGCCAAGTTCGCGCCGCTCATCGGCCAGTGGGCCGCGGACCTGGCCACCGGTGCGGGGCCGGTTCCGGGCCGGTTCCGGGCCGCGACGTCAACACCTGCCACCATCCAGGACGGAAACCAGTGA
- a CDS encoding XRE family transcriptional regulator: MTERARDEAAGKLERVIAAQLRHYRTSQGMSSAELAARTGMSKAMISKIETASTSCSLTTLQRLADGLKIPVTALFRGADTDRDATFTKSGEGSLTVRSGTQHGHEYRVLGTLKDRTDALEPTLVTLTDASDVFPLFQHPGTEFIYMLAGRMVYGHGRYEYTMEPGDSLLLDGEGPHGPLELQELPIKFLAVAAR; encoded by the coding sequence ATGACCGAACGCGCCCGGGACGAGGCTGCCGGAAAACTCGAGCGGGTAATCGCCGCCCAATTGCGGCACTACCGCACTTCCCAGGGCATGTCCTCTGCCGAGCTTGCTGCCCGCACCGGGATGTCCAAGGCGATGATCTCGAAGATTGAAACCGCCAGCACCTCTTGTTCCCTGACCACGCTGCAACGCCTCGCGGACGGGCTTAAGATCCCGGTGACTGCGCTGTTCCGCGGTGCGGACACGGACCGGGACGCCACCTTCACCAAGAGCGGGGAGGGCAGCCTCACAGTGCGCAGCGGCACCCAGCACGGGCACGAATACCGCGTCCTCGGCACCCTCAAGGACCGAACGGACGCGCTGGAGCCGACCCTGGTGACGCTGACGGACGCCTCGGACGTTTTCCCGCTCTTCCAGCACCCTGGGACGGAGTTCATCTACATGCTTGCCGGCAGGATGGTGTACGGGCACGGCCGGTACGAATACACCATGGAACCCGGCGACTCGCTCCTGCTTGACGGCGAGGGGCCGCACGGCCCCCTGGAACTCCAGGAGCTTCCCATCAAGTTCCTTGCCGTCGCTGCCAGGTAG
- the glnT gene encoding type III glutamate--ammonia ligase produces MTSVATPEVPTEAPLAEGAARISLADIAKAHDVRFLLATFVDMTGKPCAKLVPVEAADELENGAMGFAGYAAGLMGQKPQDPDLIAIPDPASFTPVPFIKEGLAIIHCDPHVDGKPWPYAPRVILKNTLARLAGQGMQAKVGAEVEYFLVKKNDDGTLSTADDKDDSPRPCYDARGVTRMYDHLTSISGAMNSLGWGNYANDHEDAAGQFEQNFNYADALTTADRVVSLRYILNILAGQRGMTATFMPKPFTDRTGTGLHFHLSLWQGATALFPAEGTDDDGRGLGLSGLAYSFIAGILDHAPALQAFLAPTVNSYKRTGATTSSSGATWSPRKASFGGNDRTHMIRVPDNKRIELRSGDGSANPYLAIATAIAAGLDGVEKSLDPGMPSGPGESRPAAHSLPATLLHTVEALRKDPVILASLSGDPAIGSYYADAKEEEFLTWHNQVSDWEIRTYLTSI; encoded by the coding sequence ATGACAAGTGTCGCGACACCTGAAGTACCAACAGAGGCACCCCTGGCGGAGGGCGCCGCCCGTATTTCCCTTGCAGACATCGCCAAGGCACACGACGTCCGCTTCCTCCTGGCCACCTTTGTGGACATGACGGGGAAGCCCTGCGCCAAGCTGGTCCCGGTGGAAGCCGCCGATGAGCTCGAAAACGGAGCGATGGGTTTTGCCGGCTACGCTGCCGGCCTGATGGGCCAGAAGCCGCAGGACCCGGACCTGATCGCCATCCCGGATCCCGCGTCCTTCACCCCGGTTCCCTTCATCAAGGAGGGCCTGGCCATCATCCACTGCGACCCGCACGTGGACGGCAAGCCCTGGCCCTACGCCCCGCGCGTCATCCTCAAGAACACGCTCGCCCGCCTGGCAGGCCAGGGCATGCAGGCAAAAGTGGGCGCCGAGGTTGAATACTTCCTGGTGAAGAAGAACGACGACGGGACGCTGAGTACCGCCGATGACAAGGACGATTCGCCCCGCCCCTGCTACGACGCCCGCGGCGTGACCCGCATGTACGACCACCTGACCTCCATCTCCGGGGCGATGAACAGCCTGGGCTGGGGCAACTACGCCAACGACCACGAGGACGCCGCCGGCCAGTTCGAGCAGAACTTCAACTACGCCGACGCCCTCACCACCGCGGACCGTGTGGTGTCCCTCCGCTACATCCTGAACATCCTGGCCGGGCAGCGGGGCATGACCGCCACGTTCATGCCCAAGCCGTTTACGGACCGCACCGGCACCGGCCTGCACTTCCACCTTTCCCTGTGGCAAGGCGCCACCGCGCTGTTCCCCGCCGAGGGAACGGACGACGACGGCCGCGGCCTTGGGCTCTCCGGCCTCGCCTATTCGTTCATTGCCGGCATCCTGGACCACGCCCCCGCGCTGCAGGCCTTCCTCGCTCCCACCGTGAACTCGTACAAGCGGACCGGCGCCACCACCAGCTCCTCCGGCGCCACCTGGTCTCCGCGGAAGGCCTCCTTCGGCGGCAACGACCGCACCCACATGATCCGGGTGCCGGACAACAAGCGGATCGAACTGCGCTCCGGTGACGGTTCGGCCAACCCGTACCTTGCCATCGCCACTGCCATTGCCGCCGGGCTGGACGGCGTGGAGAAGTCGCTGGACCCGGGCATGCCGTCCGGGCCAGGGGAGTCCAGGCCGGCCGCGCATTCCCTCCCGGCCACCCTGCTCCATACGGTGGAAGCGCTGCGCAAAGACCCAGTGATCCTGGCCAGCCTCAGCGGCGACCCCGCCATCGGCAGCTACTACGCGGACGCCAAGGAAGAGGAATTCCTCACCTGGCACAACCAGGTCAGTGACTGGGAAATCCGCACGTACCTCACATCAATCTGA